The window CTTTCCATCAATTTGTTAGAGCCCCTTCTGTATCGTCTTCCATTATTTGGCCCTTCATCTTCCCTTCATCTCCATTGTTGAACAAGGAAGAGACGAGTTTTTTTTACATATATGACAAGTTTGCCCCTCCCTTTTTCACAATTGATGTCCAAGTAAAACCCTAATTTAAGCAAAGGGGTTAATTGCAACAATTAAAAAAGTTTTTGGGATAATTGATAAGTTAGAAAGTACTATGGTAAGACTCCataatttattttctcaaataaaaatttagaaGGAAAAGAAGGTAGAAAAATGGTAACCAAATAAGATCAATAGTTCAGTTTTATTCTTCAACGAACATCGGTTTTAATCCGTTGTTTATAAAAATGGGTTTTAACCCAAATATATAGGCTTAATTATATAAGAAGCTTAAAATTAACGCACATTGAACATCAAATTTATACAAAAGTAAGGTTGAAATAACCAACACTAGGAAGAAATTTGTAATGacatatatggaaaaatataaaaaatagttttCTCATTGAATTTCAAATTTAAGTTCGTGTATTTATTATTCTTTCTGGTTTATAGCATTTAAGGTGAgataatatgtatatatttcatatattttttttcattgtatGATTAAATTCAATTTATTTAATGTAAGATAAtacatgttttttatttttaattgtaaatattttatttattttcgatataaattctatttattttcattttttattgttattattatatgtttttttacatgatatttttttctttatttattcattCGTTTTTATGTTACTCGAGTTTTGTATAAAGATATAcgttttttttccatttttattttttttattctacaaACTCTatagtttttcaaaaatataccctaaaatataacaaactatttactGTTCATagagttagccattttttaaatatttcatgtttgtccttccattttttttatagcGATTTATTAAATCTTATTtgtacgtcgtttagatttggtacccaaaatttgattctttctatcatctttcttgtttttctttttttagctttttttttcttttttttttttattcactgTGTACAtggtctttcttcttttgttttttagcTTGTTTAGATTCTTTTTTACGTGTTAAAATCGTTTAAccatttagattagggtaacaaaaactaatagattgtgtataaagaatcttaaaaaaactAGTTTAGTCAAATTTAGCCCAAttagttaaacgatcgtgtaaccaaattaaacgatagaattgaaaaaacaaaaatctaaacgatcgtgtaccaaacaatagtcaaatctaaacgatcgtgtaccaaatatattatgcgcatGGTTGACGGGGAATACctttgtattttacacgatgggcctatgagttttttccgttttcggaattgttctatacaatgtaaatactttgccatttttttttatgttttttaaaataccccatttattttttgtgtggacaaacatattgaaaaatatataagatGATATACTGTAAAATTGTATATCGGTGCACTTATTTGGTttagttattaattttaaataaatatcatgtttatatcaaatataattataacaattatagATTTTTAGCAAGTTACGTAAtagtaaaatatattttatgtactttctcatgtatatttaattattttgcatATATATATCCCATATTATATAACAAACACATGTAACAATGTTCTATATAAAACTAGGTATATCCTTAAGACCCAATTAATCTGATCCAATAATATCCCCTtgtatattacaaaaaaaaacatgtaaACTAATCCATAATATCCTTGGTATATAACGAACAAACATGTAAACGAATCCCAACTTTATATAAAAATCATGAAATGATCTTTAAATAGATGAACAACGTCGAAAATTGGATGTAACATAATCGttataatttgaaaatatattccTCTCAACCTcaacaaaaattaatttttactCATATAAGAGAAAATCAAttgaaaaatctaaaaatacgtattaataatcatttaaaaaatacatacatAGGAGGGTAATCGGGTAGAATATAGAacatgaaaaaaatataaacttgCCGAAATACATGAAGGAATGAAGAATCTTTATACATATTAATATAAACTAATGTAAGAGAAAATCAATTGAAAAATCTAAAGATACATATTaataatcatttaaaataaGCAAGTTTTGAtgggaagaagaaaaaaaaaaaaaagaaaatgaaatgaaaacaaGAAATGAATGGTGGGAGTGTTTGTTGAAAAGGattgtaaataaatatttgttaattaaattcaattaataacAACATATATACCCTAACTAAATCATAAATACaatcaaacaaattaaatataaaaaatatactaaATAGTTAATAGTTCATATATGTTCATTTTAATATCCATAGTAAATGCtctctaaaatatttatggtaaataaatataatggtttttatataaatcttttattttaatttaatgatAAGATCACGTTCGTCATAACAATTTACTAAatcttattaatgaaaatagcTAAATTAGATCCTTCTAAACTCTTTACATTTGATTGGTTCTAAAAATGGGTCCACTATTGTGTCTAAATTACCCAATCCcatttgttaaattaaaaaagtATTGTTTCGTAAGACACATATGATAAAAGATAACTTTGTGGATGTTGAAGTGAAGGTTAAATTTCTAGAATGATTGTATGGAGGGTCCTTTTtaaagaatcaaaatgaaaaatagcCTGAGTTAAAAAACAATTGAGATTTGACCTTCCATTGGTGTCATGATTCCATGAAATTACACTTTTAACTCTTATTCTTGTTTCCATTCTCATTTTGCAGcggtgtttttcttttttttttttcattttcctttgCCATCATCTTgttcttccattttctttttctctcatGTGTCTTTTTTTCTCCCTCTATATTCTTGATTTGCAAATgctagaaagaaaaagaagaatctgaataaagaaaagaaattattgTAGTTGTTCTGATTAGGAATTAAAAAAAGGAACGAGAAGCTAGAACTAGAAGTTACTAAAAAATAGTATTCTCATTCTGGCACGGAAATTAAAGCGAGAAATACGAACGAGAACAGATGGAATTATCTTGATAAATTAGGTGGTTGACGTCATCATGGTCAGAAGTTGAATTGTGGGACAAATGGCCTCCATTTGGAGGCATCCGTACAAATTTCCCTAAATTCCTCACCTGACATATATGAttcaaaaagataaattatGCTGTAGTGTTTCAGGCTGAGCTTGGATTGTGAAAGAAAGCGAAAATGGTCGGAGCTTTGGTGTACGGAGAATCAAAACTCTTCTCGTCCTTTCTGGGAGTTGGTGCTAACCATTTACTTCGCTCTCGGCTGCCTGTTCATCAACTCTTTGCCAATAATCCAGGTATTCTTTTAACCTTCCTCCTCCATTTCCATTCTATATTGCTCCTTTTGTTCTTTCTGAAAACTTGTCTTCTCGCTTAATTAGTTAGCAACTTAGCAACTCTTTAAAATCCCCTGTTTCCTGTTCTTCTCTAGTGATGATTTGTTGTTATGCCATTGCAATCTGAATTCAGCATCCAATTACTCATTAATTACAGTGGTTTCTTGTGCTAATTCGTTCTAGTTTGATGTGTTGTTATAAAATcacttgcttttttttttttgttgcttcTGTTTTTCTCTTGAATGCAAAATCTGGGTAACATGGAGGTATTTCTTATATTCTTTTGTAGGAGGCAAACATGTCTCCATGCAATTACCCAAGGCGCTTTCTGGTTTGACCAACCTCTTCTTCAGTAGAAGGTTCGAAGCTCAATAGTTTTTCGCTCTCACCTTTTGAAATTTACGGTTATTTGAATTGTTAATTTGCACTTAGACTACCCAGGATGTAAATTGTTCCTTAATTCTTATGGATACTCACATGACATTAAATTTTATTCATTCCTGATTTGTGGACTTCGAATGACATATTGTGATGAAAATTTCAAGTTACATTTCACAATGTGGCGGTGCTCATCGTAGTTGATTCTTGATAGTTATATAAGTTATGTTCCCCAACTCAGTTGACGATCATATAGTTGACAGGATAGTAGGATGATTCTCATTAACATTTTAGATGTCTTTGTATGTGCTTTGCACATTTACACTTACACAATGTGAATCGCAAGCATCTACCCTCACGCAGTTACGTATGATATTTGTAAATACAGAGCCGTTTCGTTAGACATCCTATTTAGATTGCTTTGTGATACAGTTTCGGAAGGGGTTATGATACATTTAGATATTTGACATGGAGTTGGAACTTTTGAATGAGCATGCTTAAGAATTATATCcattattgtttcttttatttaGCATATTTTAAACACTGGGATATGTTGATTTTCAGAAGGTGTCAAGTTAACTATTTTCATTGAAATTGATAGAAATTTGGACGAGATGCAAAATACGAAACGTAAACGTCTAAGACCTGGAAAAATTTCTCCTCGTCTACCTGTTCCAGACAATATACCAAGGCCTCCTTATGTGAAATCTAAACAACCACCTGGAATTGCTAGTGGACCTGAGGTGCATGATGAGAAGGGTATAGAGTGTATGAGAGCTTCTGGGAGGCTTGCAGCCCAAGTTCTAGAATATGCAGGGACATTAGTCAAGGTATTTTTCTGCCTATTATGGCTGGTTGCAGAGTAAATTACATGTGTCTATGTGCTCTACTTTCTTCTACAATTCTACTTTCAATTGATACTTCGACTCTCTATGAGTCATTGACATTGGGGGTTGAAATCTGACAAATGAACATATTTTGGCGTAAAATAGTGAAATCTGTCCCAAATAGATTCCAACCTCTGGTTTTTGTacttattattttgaaatatgCTTGCTCCTTTCCAGCCAAGTGGCCTAACAAAGAGTTGACATTACATCATTCCCAAACAATCCTCAATCTTTTACTTTTCTCCAGAAAAATGTCCCTATAGAACAGTGGAGTGAAGCTGCGTGCTTCCTTCTAGCTTTATTGAATTTTGACGTggaatgtatatatatatatatatatatatatatatatatatatatatatatatatatatatatatatatatatatatatatatattaattggaTACTTGAAGTCAATACTGATGAAAATTTTCAGAAGTGGTATCCTCCATGCACCATGTATCTCAATCATTTTAGGTGTGCCCTTTCTCAAAAAGGAGGAGAGCACTTAGATCATCTGTTTGTTCATTGACACTTTGATAATATACTGAATGTGCATGTGTTGCCAGTTCCTTCCTGCATTCTCTGTTGGTGGAGCTCCTTGCTTAAATATCTTTGATTTCCTTCAGTTAGTGAGGCTAAGAACATAAGGTTGAATGCTACACAAGCTATTTTGCTGGGATCTTTTGAGAACGGGGAATGGAATTGTTTGTGAACATGCCATGGGTGAAATGATGAGCTTTAAAGTGAGATGTCTTAATTCTTCTCATTGGGCTTCTAACCATGAAGAAATCTTGTCGTTTACTCATGTCTCTGTTTATATTGGTAAATTGGGATTATTTTTATGATCTCTCAACTTTTGATCAAGTTTGATTATTTATCTGTACTGCCTATTTcgattacatttttttttttcatttacatGGTTCTTATCCAAGGAAAAACAATTTAGATGTAAcaattcattttattattatgtttaaaCTACTTATAGTTTATCAGTTTATGCGGCACCCTTTGGGAATCACCATTATATTTTTTTGCAAAATTTTGATTCTTGCATCTATTGGCAGCCAGGTATTATGACTGATGATATTGACAAGGCTGTTCATCAAATGATAATTGATAACGGAGCCTATCCCTCACCTCTGGGCTATGGTGGCTTTCCAAAGAGTGTATGCACTTCAGTGAATGAATGCATTTGCCATGGAATACCAGATTCCCGAGCTCTTGAGGTCTTCTCTATGATACTTTGTAACATCTACAAAGTTTATTTACAAGTCAATTGCTTGTTTTTATGATAATGAATTGAGACATCCAGATCTTTTTTTCTCCAGGATGGTGATATTATCAATATAGATGTTACCGTCTATCTAAATGTAAGGATTTGCAACTCTGAGCCTAATTTGTTTCAACAGATGCATatttgaagatttaaatatttattactGGCCTTTATTTGACCTTGTGTACCTATTTCTTTCGTTTTATGCACTATGCATGAGAATCTGAAGTCATATAAGTTTATCTTtctgttttttttctaaaacttCTTTCAACTATTGAAAACATCGTGGGTGGAAGCAACAATATTCACATAACTCATCTTCAATTCGTGCATATGACAGCCTTTTATTCTCCTCTTTTGATGGCTTGAAGATCAGAAACCTAATCTTTCTCATTGGAACCCCATTCTAATATTTCTCATTGAAACCTTAAAAGCTACCTTGGATCTCAAAATTAACGTTTCAAAATCTATTGGTGAACGCTGCATACATGCATATGCGTATGTCCATGGGTCTTAAGATTAACCTTTAAAAGCTACCTTCAAAATTAACCTTCCAAAGTCTATAGTTGTTGAAGACTCTATATAGGATATGTTCATGCTGGTAAACATTTTGtgttgatttattattattgttgttattttgTTTACCCCAGCATGTCTCTTGGGGTGAATTTGAAGGTTCTCTCCTTTTAGAACGTGGTATTATAGAAAATTGAGCAAATTATATGTTGAAgaacaataatatttttaaagacAAGTGGCTCAACCTCTTTAGATTAGAAAATATGTAGCTGTCTCATCCGTCTTTTAGCTCTTTATCTGTCTCAGGGTGCTGAGGGTCCTAGGAACATTGGAAGGTTATCATTTTATGCATAAACTTTGTTGTTTGAAGGAATCACTTAAAATTTCGAATTGTGAAGTTTTTGCAAGAAACAGTTTTTTAACTGGCATTAACATGCTTTGCTTGGATAGACTGGAAGAGGTTGGTTCCCTGAGGCCTGAGGGAGGAAATGTTGTTTCTGAAACTTGAGTTTGAAGAGGTGATTAAAAGTGAGACTATTAGGTGAAAGCAAAAGGCTTAGTTTAAATGGGCCAAGGAGAGTGACAGCTACTCCTTAGTTTCCATACATGCAAATGATGAAATTTTTGTGAGATTTCATTAGTTTCCATACATTACCATGTAGTCTGTACCTGTggtgtgaattttttttttctgacaAAGTAAAAGGACTACAACCCAATTTATACACTCTAAAGTGACCATAAAAAAGTGATTTCAAACTTGATGGTGCCTATATATGTAGGCTATTAAAACTCTAAGTTGTTTGACAATTGTAGGATTAGACACTTATTTATGAGATTGGGTGAGGTATTTGTAGGCTAGCTTGTACACTAATTGTAATTGGAGTgagaaaaaggagaagaaaagcaaataaagaaaaaaaaaaggaaaaaaagaggaaagaagtcTTAAAAGGAATAGAGATGTAGAAGGAACTATCTATGCATATGAGCCTAACAAAAAGGTCCTGATACAAACCCTTAAGAATTCAATTGTTTAGAAACGCATTAAGCTAGTCACTCCAACATATTCATGCCCATGAACTTGTCTCTTGTCTTTCATTTTTGCACTCTTTAAGATTCTAGGTCATATGTAGGGCTTGGGCATCTAAATAAGTAACCTTACTGCTGGGATTTCAAAGCAATCTTGATGTTCAATACCTTATGatgattattgttttttttaatgggTGGCTGTTGTAAAGTGTCTCTTAAGCTGATATTCATACACTTTGTTATCACTCATTAGATGGATGTTGATATGTAAATCTCATCTAGAAAGGTGGGAAAGCAATCAAAGCattaatcttttttctttcttctgttgtttaataaaataaaattttgtggCTATTAAAACTATTTTAGTTATCTGAAATTGTAATCCGTAGGGATACCATGGTGATACTTCAGCAACTTTCTTCTGTGGAGATGTTGGTGATGAAGCCAGAAAACTTGTCCAGGTAGCTTTTTCTGTCTTCTTTTGTTAATGAGTAGCTATACAATTAGATATAGCCATGTTGTTGTTCATGTCTTTTAACACGTAACTACTTGTCTATATTTTTAGtaatatttctttcttttgttgttctTTTCCTCAATTCGCTTTAGGTTACTAAAGAGTGCTTGGATAAAGCAATATCCATATGCGCACCAGGAGTGGAGTTCAAGAAAATTGGCAAAATAATTCAGTAAGGAAACCCACTTTGTACTGCTGAACCATATGACACCATTGATGATTGTAGTTTCAAGGTTTAGATATCAATGATATTTTCTGTTACCTATCAAAAGAGAAGGTAAAGGATTAGATTTATTTTCTACTCTGGTTCCTTAGGTGTGACATGATTGTGTTAAAATACCACAAATATGAACATGTTCTAATTTAAAAAAGACAGTTTTTGTCTCTGCTTTTATTTGGAAACGTGTTATGTGATAGAGATAGGGAAGTAAAATCTCTTTTTTAAGAACTAATGGGAAGGGGAAGGGTTAAAGAATTAGCTGAGATTTAATTCAAAGAGGATTCTTTTTGTAGCTTTTGTAGTAGTTGAAGGTTTGGAAGTTAAGTAAGAATTGGGGTATGTTTTGAAGTTGGACGTTGAAAGCCCCAGTATAAAGTGAATTGGCACTTTCCTTGATCT is drawn from Cucumis melo cultivar AY chromosome 11, USDA_Cmelo_AY_1.0, whole genome shotgun sequence and contains these coding sequences:
- the LOC103497418 gene encoding methionine aminopeptidase 1D, chloroplastic/mitochondrial, which gives rise to MVGALVYGESKLFSSFLGVGANHLLRSRLPVHQLFANNPGGKHVSMQLPKALSGLTNLFFSRRNLDEMQNTKRKRLRPGKISPRLPVPDNIPRPPYVKSKQPPGIASGPEVHDEKGIECMRASGRLAAQVLEYAGTLVKPGIMTDDIDKAVHQMIIDNGAYPSPLGYGGFPKSVCTSVNECICHGIPDSRALEDGDIINIDVTVYLNGYHGDTSATFFCGDVGDEARKLVQVTKECLDKAISICAPGVEFKKIGKIIHDHADKHRYGVVRQFVGHGVGRVFHADPVILHFRNNDGGRMVLNQTFTIEPMLTIGSKNPVMWDDNWTVVTEDGSLSAQFEHTILITNDGAEILTRC